One part of the Oceanihabitans sp. IOP_32 genome encodes these proteins:
- a CDS encoding iron ABC transporter substrate-binding protein, producing the protein MKSKLAILMAFLLLLQLTSCNSNKKANENTLLVIDRLGREIHVPKKVDRVVGLGPGSLRTLLYMDALALIVGVEQNEGRDMTRPYNLANPEISELPRIGPQHGGEAELILRVRPDVIFLSFTTMANADALQAKTGVPVVVIETPEMAVEQDELFDTLKLVGRIINKNERANALISYIKTNIEELEERTRNITSKPKVYIGGVSYQGARGFYSTQINYPPFIFANAKNVASEDNNSSEVKGVSIDKEKLLIWNPDFVFVDESGINLVKEDYNSNPTLFHSLNAVKKDQLFCTFGYNNYSTNYEMVLANSWYIAKTIYPDAFKDITIREKLNEILTTFLGRNISLDAFKHSFNKLDKSNL; encoded by the coding sequence ATGAAAAGTAAATTAGCAATATTAATGGCTTTCTTATTGTTACTTCAGCTTACAAGCTGTAATAGCAATAAAAAGGCTAATGAAAACACCCTTTTAGTTATCGATAGGTTAGGTAGAGAAATTCATGTCCCAAAAAAAGTAGATCGGGTTGTAGGTTTAGGTCCTGGATCTCTTAGAACTTTGTTGTATATGGATGCTTTAGCCCTTATTGTTGGTGTCGAGCAAAATGAAGGTCGTGACATGACAAGGCCTTACAATTTAGCCAATCCAGAAATTAGTGAGCTACCGCGTATTGGACCACAGCACGGTGGTGAAGCAGAATTAATTCTAAGAGTGCGACCAGACGTTATATTTTTATCTTTTACCACCATGGCTAATGCCGATGCTTTACAAGCAAAAACAGGTGTTCCTGTCGTAGTGATTGAAACACCAGAGATGGCGGTAGAGCAAGATGAATTATTTGACACTCTTAAATTGGTAGGGCGAATTATTAATAAAAATGAACGTGCCAACGCTTTAATTTCTTATATCAAAACGAATATTGAAGAGCTAGAGGAGAGAACGCGTAATATTACGAGTAAGCCAAAAGTATATATAGGTGGAGTGTCTTATCAAGGCGCTCGTGGTTTTTATTCCACTCAAATAAATTATCCGCCTTTTATATTTGCGAATGCCAAAAATGTGGCTTCAGAGGATAATAACAGTTCAGAGGTAAAAGGTGTTTCTATAGATAAGGAGAAGTTATTAATCTGGAATCCAGACTTTGTTTTCGTCGATGAGTCCGGAATTAATTTGGTTAAAGAAGACTACAATTCAAATCCGACACTTTTCCATAGCCTAAACGCTGTAAAAAAAGACCAGTTGTTTTGTACGTTTGGGTATAACAATTACTCTACCAATTACGAAATGGTGCTAGCCAATTCTTGGTACATTGCTAAAACAATTTACCCAGATGCTTTTAAAGACATTACTATACGTGAGAAATTAAATGAAATATTAACCACCTTTTTAGGTAGGAATATTAGCTTGGATGCCTTTAAGCACAGTTTTAACAAATTAGATAAAAGCAACTTGTAA
- the tsaA gene encoding tRNA (N6-threonylcarbamoyladenosine(37)-N6)-methyltransferase TrmO, which produces METFKLKPIGYVRNDFNEPVDFSEVDYIKNSVTVLEINKEFEDGLFAIEKLEFIKVFFYFHKSEDFNFICETPLGEHRGVFACRSPRRPNNIGTTTVKLIKRVKNKLYVTGIDAINDTPILDIKNADTILVETHPLYIPRYKENPRVDIETLIEKNKVEALLLKTGQIHGHYCVGSSLGVIASFLALKEIEKQTDNLVNIEAEVRTQSCFIDGVQLVTGCTIGNKKLTLLDGNVFSLILKHKACNLQVEVLAKDDIHDKIDQVMPNYSTVFKTFKQNKNKDPKIVAQFKEMTTAAAFKILELDLNTLFNVKLTALADSEKIYI; this is translated from the coding sequence ATGGAAACCTTTAAATTAAAACCAATTGGTTATGTTAGAAATGATTTTAACGAACCTGTAGATTTCTCAGAAGTAGATTACATTAAAAATTCGGTAACGGTTTTAGAAATCAACAAAGAATTTGAGGATGGTTTATTTGCAATAGAAAAGCTAGAATTCATTAAGGTGTTTTTTTATTTCCATAAATCTGAGGATTTTAATTTCATCTGTGAAACCCCTTTAGGCGAGCATCGCGGTGTTTTTGCTTGTAGAAGCCCTAGAAGACCAAATAATATTGGTACCACCACCGTAAAACTGATTAAAAGAGTTAAAAATAAATTATATGTTACAGGTATAGATGCCATAAATGACACCCCTATTTTAGATATTAAGAATGCAGATACTATTTTAGTTGAAACACATCCGCTCTACATTCCAAGATATAAAGAAAATCCTAGGGTCGACATAGAAACACTAATAGAAAAGAATAAAGTAGAGGCCTTATTACTTAAAACAGGTCAGATTCATGGGCATTACTGCGTAGGTTCGTCTTTAGGCGTTATAGCATCTTTTTTAGCGCTTAAAGAGATTGAAAAACAAACAGATAATTTAGTAAATATTGAAGCTGAAGTTAGAACTCAATCTTGTTTTATTGATGGTGTTCAATTGGTAACTGGCTGCACGATTGGTAATAAAAAATTAACCTTATTAGATGGCAACGTGTTTTCATTAATTCTAAAACATAAAGCGTGTAACTTACAAGTTGAGGTTTTGGCCAAAGATGATATACACGACAAGATAGACCAGGTTATGCCTAATTATAGTACTGTATTCAAGACTTTTAAACAAAATAAAAATAAAGATCCAAAAATTGTAGCTCAGTTTAAAGAAATGACTACAGCAGCCGCTTTTAAAATCTTAGAATTAGATTTAAATACATTGTTTAATGTGAAGCTTACCGCTTTAGCAGATTCTGAAAAAATTTATATTTAA
- the ppdK gene encoding pyruvate, phosphate dikinase, whose amino-acid sequence MKKLENVKPRVYKFGAKTADGNSKMKNLLGGKGANLAEMSALGIPVPPGFTITTEVCTEYNALGEKAVIELIKQEVEQSVLNLESLLGSGFGDKDNPLLVSVRSGARVSMPGMMDTVLNLGINDEVVQGLAKKTNNEQFAWDSYRRFIQMYGGVVLGMKPETKEDIDPFEEIMDTLKAERGITLDTDFTVQDLKDLVQDFKVAVKTQTGHDFPTNPWDQLWGAIIAVFNSWNTDRAVYYRNMNGFPAEWGTAVNVQAMVYGNMGNNSGTGVCFTRDSGTGENVFNGEYLINAQGEDVVAGTRTPQQITKLGSVRWAELAKVDEEERAKNYPSLEELMPSVFKELNTYQEILEKHYRDMQDLEFTIQDGKLWILQTRSGKRTGAAMVKIAIDLVKEGIITEKEALLSVEPNKLQELLHPIFDPKAIRNAKVIAHGLPASPGAASGQIVFFADEASKYNNSILVRIETSPEDLEGMNLAKGILTARGGMTSHAAVVARGMGKCCVSGAGALRIDYKKRKLIVDNKEYHEGDWISLNGSTGDIYEGEVATMEAKLSGEFAELMTLVDKYAVMKVRANADNPADAKTARDFGAQGIGLTRTEHMFFEADRIKAMREMILSDTEEGRKKALEKLLPMQRTDFEEVLEVMEGLSVTIRLLDPPFHEFVPHQLVTQKALAKQMGISLDDVKNKVADLEEFNPMLGHRGCRLGNTYPEITEMQTRAIIEAALNLKAKGVICKPEIMIPLIGTVKEFDMQNDIIRTTANKIFEERKDSIAYSVGTMIEIPRATLVADLIAEKADFFSFGTNDLTQMTFGYSRDDAGKFLPIYIEKGILEHDPFEILDQEGVGQLVKIGTERGRSVKPNLEVGICGEHGGEPSSVEFCYKTGMNYVSCSPYRVPIARLVSAQASIKDTL is encoded by the coding sequence ATGAAAAAACTTGAAAATGTAAAGCCTAGAGTTTACAAATTCGGTGCTAAAACAGCCGATGGAAACAGTAAAATGAAAAACCTGTTAGGCGGTAAAGGCGCAAATTTGGCAGAAATGAGTGCTCTTGGTATTCCCGTGCCTCCTGGCTTTACAATTACAACCGAGGTTTGTACCGAGTATAACGCGCTGGGTGAGAAAGCCGTTATCGAGTTGATTAAGCAAGAGGTGGAGCAATCTGTGTTAAACCTTGAGTCGTTATTGGGGTCAGGTTTTGGAGATAAAGATAATCCGTTATTAGTTTCGGTACGCTCTGGGGCAAGGGTATCTATGCCCGGTATGATGGATACTGTTTTAAATTTAGGTATTAATGATGAGGTGGTACAAGGTTTAGCAAAAAAAACTAATAATGAACAGTTTGCATGGGACTCCTATCGTCGTTTTATTCAAATGTATGGCGGGGTAGTTTTAGGGATGAAACCCGAAACAAAAGAAGACATTGATCCCTTTGAAGAAATCATGGATACTCTTAAAGCAGAAAGAGGTATCACATTAGACACCGATTTTACTGTTCAAGATTTAAAGGATCTCGTTCAAGATTTTAAAGTAGCTGTCAAGACACAAACAGGGCATGATTTTCCAACAAATCCATGGGATCAGCTTTGGGGTGCCATAATAGCTGTATTTAACAGCTGGAACACAGATAGAGCTGTATATTACCGAAACATGAATGGCTTTCCAGCAGAGTGGGGCACCGCAGTAAACGTGCAAGCGATGGTTTATGGTAATATGGGGAACAACTCGGGCACAGGGGTTTGTTTTACACGCGATTCTGGAACAGGTGAAAATGTATTTAATGGAGAGTATTTAATTAATGCGCAAGGCGAAGATGTGGTTGCTGGTACCCGAACACCACAACAAATTACTAAACTAGGCTCGGTACGTTGGGCCGAATTGGCTAAGGTTGATGAAGAAGAACGGGCCAAAAATTACCCATCTTTAGAAGAATTAATGCCTTCTGTTTTTAAAGAGCTAAATACCTATCAAGAAATTTTAGAAAAGCACTATCGCGATATGCAAGATTTAGAGTTCACCATTCAAGATGGAAAACTCTGGATTTTACAAACCAGAAGCGGAAAACGTACTGGTGCGGCCATGGTTAAAATTGCTATAGATTTAGTAAAAGAGGGCATCATTACAGAAAAGGAAGCTTTACTATCTGTAGAGCCCAATAAATTGCAAGAACTTTTGCATCCTATATTTGATCCAAAGGCCATAAGAAACGCGAAAGTTATCGCTCACGGTTTGCCAGCTTCTCCTGGCGCAGCGTCTGGCCAAATAGTGTTTTTTGCAGATGAAGCAAGTAAATACAATAACAGTATTCTTGTAAGGATTGAAACATCGCCAGAAGATTTAGAAGGCATGAATCTAGCCAAAGGTATTTTAACGGCTCGCGGTGGTATGACTTCGCATGCTGCGGTTGTAGCCCGTGGTATGGGGAAATGCTGCGTGTCTGGAGCTGGTGCTTTAAGGATTGACTATAAAAAGAGAAAACTCATTGTAGATAATAAAGAATATCATGAAGGCGATTGGATTTCATTAAACGGTTCTACAGGAGATATCTATGAGGGCGAAGTGGCCACCATGGAGGCCAAGCTGAGTGGTGAGTTTGCAGAACTTATGACCCTTGTCGATAAATATGCTGTGATGAAAGTAAGAGCCAATGCCGATAATCCTGCTGATGCGAAAACAGCACGCGATTTTGGTGCGCAAGGTATTGGCTTAACCAGAACAGAACACATGTTTTTTGAAGCCGATAGAATAAAAGCGATGCGGGAAATGATTCTTTCGGATACCGAAGAGGGTCGAAAAAAAGCTTTGGAAAAATTACTGCCTATGCAACGCACCGATTTTGAAGAGGTTTTGGAAGTTATGGAAGGTTTATCTGTAACCATTCGATTGTTAGATCCGCCATTTCATGAGTTTGTACCTCATCAATTAGTCACTCAAAAAGCACTTGCTAAACAGATGGGCATTTCTTTAGACGACGTTAAAAACAAAGTCGCAGATCTCGAGGAATTTAATCCCATGCTAGGCCATCGCGGTTGTAGATTAGGTAATACCTATCCTGAAATTACCGAAATGCAAACACGTGCCATTATTGAAGCCGCTCTTAATTTAAAAGCAAAGGGCGTTATTTGTAAACCAGAAATAATGATACCATTAATTGGCACCGTTAAAGAGTTTGACATGCAGAATGACATTATTAGAACAACAGCTAATAAAATCTTTGAAGAACGAAAGGATTCCATTGCATATTCCGTAGGAACGATGATAGAAATTCCTCGGGCGACTTTAGTGGCAGATTTAATAGCAGAAAAAGCCGATTTCTTCTCTTTTGGAACGAACGATTTAACTCAAATGACATTTGGGTATTCCCGTGATGATGCTGGCAAATTTTTACCAATTTATATTGAAAAAGGCATTTTAGAACATGATCCTTTCGAAATTTTAGATCAAGAAGGCGTTGGTCAATTAGTAAAAATTGGTACAGAAAGAGGGCGAAGTGTGAAACCAAATTTAGAAGTGGGAATATGTGGCGAACATGGTGGCGAACCTAGCTCTGTAGAATTTTGTTATAAAACGGGTATGAATTATGTGAGTTGCTCACCTTATAGAGTTCCCATTGCACGATTGGTGTCGGCACAAGCGTCTATAAAAGACACCTTGTAA
- the gcvP gene encoding aminomethyl-transferring glycine dehydrogenase produces the protein MNTKAFALRHIGPREDDQNLMLKTIGVDSLDQLINETVPDDIRLKNGLKLDEPMTEHEYLLHAHELSKLNKVYTTYIGLGYHPTVLPAVIQRNVFENPGWYTAYTPYQAEIAQGRLEALLNFQTMVIDLTGMEIANASLLDESTAAAEAMGLLFSVRERSQKKAGINKFFVSENILPQTRSLLETRANPIGIELVVGNEDTFNFSNEFFGALLQYPGKHGQITDIKSFISKANAADIKVAVAADILSLVKLEAPGKFGADVVVGTTQRFGIPMGYGGPHAAFFATKEAYKRELPGRIIGVTIDANGNRALRMALQTREQHIKRDKATSNICTAQVLLAVMASMYAVYHGPKGLSFIANKVHNKAAALADALSKLGFEQANTSYFDTLQIKTKAKKIKKIANAKKINLYYPDKDTVTISINETTSITDINNLISVFAEAAKKETITVTHVNEVNDIIPETLKRNSEFLTHSVFNSHHSETELMRYIKSLERKDLALNHSMIPLGSCTMKLNAAAEMLPLSWFKWGNIHPFAPLKQAKGYLKMLKELEDQLTEITGFAATSLQPNSGAQGEFAGLMVIKAYHESRGDHHRNICLIPSSAHGTNPASAVMAGMKVVVTKSTAEGNIDVNDLREKAELHKDNLSCLMVTYPSTHGVYESDIKEITQIVHDNGGQVYMDGANMNAQVGLTNPGNIGADVCHLNLHKTFAIPHGGGGPGVGPICVAKQLVPFLPGNPIVKTGGEQAISAISAAPFGSALVCLISYGYIKMLGAEGLTQATKVAILNSNYIKARLEGSFETLYSGERGRAAHEMIVDCRAFKANGIEVTDITKRLMDYGFHAPTVSFPVAGTLMIEPTESESKAEIDRFCDAMISIRKEIEQASKDELTNVLKNAPHTLDMVTSDEWNFPYSREQAAFPLEYVKDNKFWPSVRRVDDAYGDRNLICSCAPIEAYAEV, from the coding sequence ATGAACACAAAAGCTTTTGCACTTCGCCATATTGGACCTCGAGAAGACGACCAAAATTTGATGTTAAAAACCATAGGTGTAGACTCCTTAGATCAATTAATAAACGAAACTGTCCCAGATGATATTCGTTTAAAAAACGGGTTAAAACTAGACGAGCCCATGACCGAGCATGAGTATCTACTTCATGCCCATGAGCTATCTAAACTAAATAAAGTATATACAACATATATTGGCTTGGGGTATCATCCTACTGTTTTACCAGCTGTAATTCAACGAAATGTATTCGAAAATCCAGGTTGGTACACAGCTTACACGCCATATCAAGCTGAAATTGCTCAAGGCAGATTAGAAGCTCTTTTAAATTTTCAAACCATGGTTATTGATTTAACAGGTATGGAAATTGCCAATGCTTCCTTACTCGACGAAAGTACGGCTGCAGCAGAAGCTATGGGACTACTATTTTCGGTTCGTGAACGCAGTCAGAAAAAAGCGGGCATAAATAAATTTTTTGTTTCAGAAAACATTTTACCCCAAACACGATCTCTTCTGGAAACTAGAGCCAATCCTATCGGTATTGAATTAGTGGTTGGGAACGAGGATACTTTTAATTTTTCAAATGAATTTTTCGGTGCTTTATTGCAATATCCTGGGAAACACGGTCAGATAACCGATATTAAATCGTTTATATCAAAAGCGAATGCTGCCGATATAAAAGTAGCCGTAGCTGCCGACATTTTGAGCTTAGTGAAATTAGAAGCACCAGGTAAATTTGGAGCCGATGTAGTGGTGGGCACAACACAACGCTTCGGTATACCAATGGGTTATGGTGGACCACATGCGGCGTTCTTTGCAACCAAAGAGGCCTATAAACGTGAGCTTCCAGGTCGTATTATTGGTGTAACGATCGATGCCAATGGCAACAGAGCCTTACGTATGGCACTACAAACACGTGAGCAGCATATAAAACGCGATAAAGCCACTTCTAACATTTGTACAGCCCAAGTACTTTTAGCTGTTATGGCCAGCATGTATGCCGTGTATCACGGGCCTAAAGGCTTGAGTTTTATCGCTAACAAAGTGCATAATAAGGCCGCTGCTTTAGCCGATGCATTATCAAAATTAGGTTTCGAACAAGCAAATACCTCGTATTTTGATACCCTGCAAATTAAAACTAAGGCCAAAAAAATAAAGAAGATTGCGAATGCAAAAAAGATAAATTTATACTACCCAGATAAAGACACTGTTACGATTTCTATTAATGAAACAACTTCTATTACAGATATTAACAACTTAATTTCTGTGTTTGCAGAAGCTGCCAAGAAAGAAACCATAACAGTCACTCATGTGAATGAGGTAAATGATATTATACCAGAAACCCTTAAAAGAAACTCTGAGTTTTTAACGCATTCGGTATTTAATTCCCACCATTCTGAAACCGAATTAATGCGATATATAAAATCTTTAGAGCGTAAAGATTTGGCATTAAACCATTCTATGATTCCGCTGGGATCATGTACCATGAAGCTTAACGCCGCTGCAGAAATGCTGCCTTTAAGTTGGTTTAAATGGGGTAATATTCATCCTTTTGCGCCGCTCAAACAGGCCAAAGGGTATTTAAAAATGTTAAAAGAATTAGAAGATCAACTCACAGAAATTACAGGTTTTGCAGCCACCTCTTTACAGCCAAACTCTGGCGCCCAAGGCGAGTTTGCTGGGCTTATGGTTATAAAAGCGTATCACGAATCGCGTGGCGATCATCACCGTAATATCTGTTTAATCCCGTCTTCTGCACATGGTACAAATCCTGCAAGTGCAGTTATGGCTGGCATGAAAGTGGTGGTTACAAAGTCTACCGCAGAAGGTAATATTGATGTCAATGATTTACGCGAAAAAGCAGAATTGCATAAAGATAATTTATCCTGCTTAATGGTTACTTATCCATCTACACATGGCGTTTATGAATCGGACATTAAGGAAATAACTCAAATTGTTCACGATAACGGCGGACAAGTTTATATGGATGGCGCTAATATGAATGCCCAAGTTGGATTAACCAATCCAGGAAATATTGGAGCAGATGTTTGCCATTTAAACTTACATAAAACCTTCGCAATTCCTCACGGTGGTGGTGGTCCTGGTGTAGGGCCTATTTGTGTGGCTAAGCAGCTTGTGCCATTTTTACCGGGTAATCCCATAGTTAAAACTGGTGGAGAACAGGCTATTTCTGCAATTTCTGCCGCACCTTTTGGCTCAGCTTTAGTGTGTTTAATTTCTTATGGATACATAAAAATGTTGGGCGCAGAGGGCTTAACGCAAGCAACTAAGGTGGCTATTTTAAATTCTAATTATATCAAAGCGCGTTTAGAGGGCAGTTTTGAAACTTTATATTCTGGTGAACGCGGGCGTGCCGCTCACGAAATGATTGTAGATTGTAGAGCGTTTAAAGCTAACGGCATCGAAGTGACCGACATTACAAAACGCTTAATGGATTATGGTTTTCATGCACCAACCGTATCATTTCCTGTTGCAGGAACTTTAATGATCGAGCCTACAGAAAGCGAGAGTAAGGCGGAAATAGATCGTTTTTGTGATGCCATGATTTCAATACG
- a CDS encoding TonB-dependent receptor yields MKSISFIIFFMCLCSAHSQSITGTVTNEKNNQPIPNVEVTLSPSSRKTTTDSNGKFTFKDLEQNYYTVYFYLEGFKYNQKAVELNTNEQVVVDIQLNSFDVSLEEILLFATPTQPTKKIEDALHTGTKITRKGLELVGVSGNNNIYNVLNIVPSVSVQSADAYGLSETDMRIRGVSDYYSGTTTDGIPNYGISPVGARNDIYDAENLESITLHKGAIPADVFSANGNRGGSIDIRYKRPTKVAEIETKQSYGTDDFKRTFLRLDSKELKTNTSAFISYSYTEAQKWKGLGVLGERNHVTAGVNQKLGDKLELELMYNYNDVFKHNLRGFNYGQIQDYKDNYTLDFNDELTGVLAQDRFYFDYNKGDFKNHLSIASLNYTKDRSNKGSFKVYYTKEEADYSFTRGSGMQPMKRDNTRDLSQIGITANWSGKISDYNYAFGYWFESFESDLNTKDYFILSDGLEFKWRNNYKSVSDGNTTIHNPYVKLSRSFNKFKAQVGLRYMYNQEPGTERFLSTAIDAYSPTSDPDLNTKKLKHDAFLTSVGIGYKFSNNLDMYLNYGRSYMRPYKYGPTFNTYLNNRDVFLANNMTYQSLMDSYEMETSDNFDLGINFTKNKVKIYATAFYNKQQNLISNILDPTINVNYNQNSGTVTGYGLELETYFNFYKNWVYFLHPSYTKMTYDENMSFVRGGNIETILIKDNQLPATPSEMVKTGIMYNKNGLSFNAAMTYTGERFGDATNIEKVSDFTVFDAAIKYNTKFNKVLSSCSFSLEMKNVLDRKYIGIVSAWDDGQNGSASYFFGAPRTIVGSITIML; encoded by the coding sequence ATGAAATCCATTAGCTTTATTATTTTTTTTATGTGCCTTTGTAGTGCCCATTCCCAGTCTATAACTGGTACTGTAACAAACGAGAAAAACAATCAACCCATTCCCAATGTGGAGGTAACTTTAAGTCCTTCATCCAGAAAAACGACAACAGACAGTAACGGTAAATTTACCTTTAAAGATCTAGAGCAGAATTATTACACTGTGTATTTTTATTTAGAAGGGTTTAAATATAACCAAAAAGCAGTTGAGTTAAACACCAATGAGCAAGTTGTTGTAGATATACAACTCAACAGTTTTGATGTGTCTTTAGAAGAGATTTTACTTTTTGCTACACCAACTCAGCCGACAAAAAAGATAGAAGATGCTTTGCATACGGGCACAAAAATTACTAGAAAAGGTTTAGAACTTGTTGGGGTTTCTGGAAACAATAACATTTATAATGTTTTAAATATTGTGCCTTCGGTTTCTGTGCAATCTGCCGATGCTTACGGGCTTAGTGAAACCGATATGCGTATTCGTGGTGTAAGTGATTATTATAGTGGTACAACAACCGATGGCATTCCAAATTATGGTATTAGTCCTGTAGGAGCTAGAAATGATATTTATGATGCTGAAAACTTAGAGAGCATTACCCTGCATAAAGGTGCGATTCCTGCTGATGTTTTCTCGGCCAATGGTAACCGTGGTGGTAGTATCGATATTAGATATAAAAGACCTACTAAGGTTGCCGAGATAGAAACTAAACAATCTTATGGAACCGACGATTTTAAAAGAACTTTTTTAAGATTAGATAGTAAAGAATTAAAAACAAATACATCGGCCTTTATTTCTTACTCGTACACCGAGGCACAAAAATGGAAAGGACTAGGGGTATTAGGTGAACGAAACCATGTCACGGCTGGGGTAAATCAGAAATTAGGCGATAAGTTAGAGCTTGAATTAATGTACAATTACAACGATGTGTTTAAACATAATTTAAGAGGTTTTAATTATGGTCAAATACAAGATTATAAAGATAATTATACATTAGATTTTAATGACGAATTAACGGGTGTGCTTGCTCAAGATCGTTTTTATTTCGATTATAATAAGGGCGATTTTAAAAACCATTTAAGCATCGCAAGTTTAAATTACACTAAAGACCGTAGCAATAAAGGTAGCTTCAAAGTGTATTATACCAAAGAAGAGGCAGACTATAGTTTTACACGTGGTTCTGGCATGCAACCCATGAAAAGAGACAATACTAGAGATTTAAGTCAAATTGGTATTACAGCGAATTGGTCTGGAAAAATTAGTGATTACAATTATGCCTTTGGCTATTGGTTCGAGTCTTTTGAAAGCGATTTAAACACCAAAGATTATTTTATTTTAAGTGATGGATTAGAATTTAAATGGCGAAATAATTACAAATCTGTAAGTGATGGCAACACCACTATACATAACCCATATGTTAAATTGTCTCGAAGCTTCAATAAGTTCAAGGCTCAAGTTGGTCTGAGATATATGTATAACCAAGAGCCAGGAACTGAGCGTTTTTTATCAACAGCTATAGATGCATATAGTCCGACATCAGATCCAGATTTGAACACTAAAAAATTAAAGCACGACGCGTTTTTAACATCGGTTGGTATCGGTTATAAGTTTTCTAATAACCTAGATATGTATTTAAATTATGGCAGAAGTTATATGAGACCGTATAAATATGGGCCAACCTTTAATACGTACCTAAATAATCGGGACGTGTTTTTAGCGAACAACATGACCTACCAAAGCCTTATGGATTCTTATGAGATGGAAACCTCAGATAATTTCGACTTGGGTATAAACTTCACTAAAAATAAGGTTAAAATATACGCAACCGCCTTTTACAATAAGCAACAGAATTTAATTTCTAATATTTTAGATCCAACCATTAACGTTAATTACAACCAAAATAGCGGCACAGTAACTGGGTATGGCTTAGAATTAGAAACGTATTTTAATTTTTATAAAAATTGGGTATATTTCCTACATCCGTCATATACAAAAATGACTTACGATGAAAATATGAGTTTTGTAAGAGGAGGCAACATAGAAACTATACTTATAAAAGATAATCAATTGCCTGCTACGCCTTCAGAAATGGTGAAAACGGGAATTATGTATAACAAAAACGGATTGAGCTTTAATGCTGCCATGACTTACACAGGAGAGCGATTTGGAGATGCTACAAACATAGAAAAAGTTTCAGATTTCACTGTTTTTGATGCGGCTATTAAGTACAATACCAAGTTTAACAAAGTGCTAAGTTCTTGTTCTTTTAGCTTAGAAATGAAAAATGTTTTAGACAGAAAATATATTGGTATTGTATCGGCCTGGGACGATGGGCAAAACGGTAGTGCATCATACTTTTTTGGGGCACCCAGAACTATAGTAGGCTCCATAACCATAATGCTCTAA